CATGTTCCGGACAGACGGTCTTTTGGTTGGATAAATGGCGGATTGGAAATCCTGCCATCTTGTCGAATTCTGCTTAAGATATTTGTCGTGAGAAATTTGAGATATTATCTAACAAAATATTCTGGATGATGATTCAATTTAACTTCTTTCTTAATATTCGCATGAAGCGTTTATGTAGAGTTTATAAGGAAAATAAGCTTGCCAACGGATTTCCAATCCGGTTTTATGAGGCAGCATTATTAGTACAATATGAGACTGCATCTTCCTCCTTCCCTGCGTTCCGCCCTCCTCGCCTCCCTGGTTTCTTTTTCCGGTTTTTCCATGTACTCCGCCCAGGCCGCTACGTCCGCGGATTTCTGGCAGGCTCCCGCTTTTGGCGGTCCGGAATTCATCTGGACGGGTGACGGGGAAGGTGACGCTATCGGCACGGGCGCCAACTGGCAGGGTGGAACGGCCCCGGCGCGTCAGGATAATAAAGGACCCCATCTTGTATTTGACAATAAAACCGTTACTGTTACGGGAACCACGCCCAATACGTCGGACGGCGGCGGTGTTACCGTCACGGGAAACAGCAATGTGACCGTAAGCCTGGGCCAATGGGCAGGCAGCGTTTATGTGGAGGACGGCTCCACTCTTTCCACCTCGTTCGGCAACCAGATCAAGAACACGGAAGCGGAAGGGCATGCCAGTATCTTTGTGGACGGCACCCTGAACCTGTCCACGCCGGGCGGCAACCTCAACTTTGACAATGGTACAGGAGCCGGCAGCCACTACTGGCACATCGGCCTCAACGGCATGATCAATCTGGCCAATACCACCACCGTTACCAAGAATGACCGCACGTGGAACGTGGAAGTGGTGGTTTCCGGCGGGGGAGACCTGGGCCTGACCAACCGCACCTTGAAGAATGATGCCCTGCTGACCCGCAAATTCATGACCACCGGCGGTGATCTGGGAGGGCTTTTGGACACGCTCCGCATTTGGATGCAGACGGGGGATGACGCCTATGACGCCCTGACCAGGGTTAATTCCCTGGACCAGCTTGGAACCGGCAATTTTATCCTCGTATCCAATGGGTCCGGTATGTCCGTGCAGTACAAGGGGACGGGCTATGATGCGGCAACCCTCGTGTGGAACTCGGCTGACGGAACGTGGACCAATACGGGAACGGGCTGGTACACGCAGGGTGACGGCGGCAAGGTGGATACCTCCTTCCTGAATGGGGACTCCGTAATCTTCACAGCGGCGGAAGGTTCCAAGACCGTGACTTTTTCCGGTTCCATTGACGTCAATTCCATGACGTTTGAGAATGATACCGCTTATACGCTGGCCGGAGCGGATGCCTCTTCCGTCTTGGAAGCCAAAAACGTTACATTAGGCAATAATGCTTCTTTAACCCTGGGTGATGCGGACCACCGTTTCTCCTCTTTCCAGTCCAATGTGTCCGGAGGTTCGGACTCTTCCCTTACCCTGTGGCTGGCTACGGAAGAAACAGGGGTTTCCACCGTTTCCATGGGAACGGGAACAGGAGTCAAGGATGTTTATGTCAATGGCACCCTGGCTATGAATGTTTCCGGACAGGGAGTATCCACCAATCTGGGAGGTGCCGCTCTGCACATGAACAATGGGAGCATGCTTCTCTTGCGCAATGGCGTCAGCGGAAACATCCAGCCTTCTTCCCAGGTTATTGTAGAAGGAAATGCCAGAATCAGATTTGGGAACAACATTACGGCTGCTTCCGCTTTATGGACCTCCGATATTGTGGGAGGGGCCGGAGTAACTTCTGCCAATACCATTTCATGGCAGTCCCAGGGAGGCACCCTGGTAGTCACAGGTGATGTTGATTATAACGGTGCCATGCTTTTAGGGCAGGATTATAACGGAGGACATGCCATCAATGTTACTTTCCGGGATAATACGGTCAATCTGGATTCGTTGCAGACATTTTATACTTTGGGCACTTTCCAGTTTGATAACAGCCAGGCTTCTGTAAAATTGATTTCTTTGGGATGCGGTTATGCTGACGGCAGCCGTGTGGTGTTGAATGACGGAACCGTCATGAATGCCCAGCAAGTCCGGTTGGGAGATACGGGAGGATACGGAGGGGCAGCGGCTTCCACTTATATGGTAGTCAATTCAGGTGCTACCCTCAATATAACGGGTAACAATAATGATCATTCAACAAACAGGACTCTTCTGCTTGCTCACTGGTCCTCCCAGGGTTTCTTCCAATTAAATGGCGGACAACTGAATGCGCAAGAAGCCGTCATGGGGCTTTCCTGGGCCGGGACGGGTACCTTTTCTGCCAATTCCGGAACCGCTAATTTGATGGGGATGGATTATTGGGCGGAAGGCAATGGCGCTTTCCGTGGCAAATTCCAGTTAGGGACCGCAGGGACAGGTTCTGCCCGTGTCAACTTCGGGGCATCCGGCATCTCCAATGTTGCCGGGAGCGCCGTCATCCAACTGGGTGAGGGTACACTGGGGGCCACTGCTAACTGGAACCTGACGTATAATGCGGCCTTTACCGGGGCTTATGTTGATTTAATCGGCACCGTAGGGGGGACGATGGTGGATACACTGGACGCCAATGACGGCCTGACGGCCCGTACCATCACCTTCCAGAACGGCCTGACCGGGAATGGCAAACTGGTGAAGGTGGGAGACGGCACGCTGGTGCTCAACGGAACGGCCCAGGCCCCGGTCCCCGCGGAAGGTGAAACGGCCGCCGTTCCCGGCTTTACCGGAACGGTGGAACTGCGAGAAGGCGCGTTGACGGTGAAGGATTCCAGCGTCATCGGGCAGGGGACCCTGCTCATCGGCGGCGGCCTCACCGTTGCTGTGACCTCGGCGGACGGCTACTCCCTGGACGCCGGTTCCACCCTCGCTACGACGAACATTGGCGGGGGTACTGCCACCTTGTCCGCTGCTTTGACCTTGAATGGAGGCAGTCTGAACTTCGGCACCCTGAGTGAGGATACGGCAGCCCTCACGGTCAACTCCGTCAGCGGTACGGCGGCTACGGATGTTCAGATTTCTCTTAATACACTCACTACCAATACAAGCTATGCCCTGTTGAGCGGAACGGGTTTGGGGGATACGTCCATGTTCACGCTCTCCGGCAGCGCGGCCGAGCTGTACAACGCCACCTTTACCGTCAATAATAACACGCTGTACGTTTCCCTAGCGGACAAGGAAGGGCTTCTGCGCTGGAAGAGCGGCAACTGGAGCACGTCAGGCACGGATCTGTCCTGGAATATGGATGGCGTAGACTCCGCTTATACGGATGGACAGACCGTTTACTTCTCCAATGGGGACGGAGTGAACAAGACCGTGACGATTGTGGGCAATGTTGCTCCCGGGAAAATCAATGTGGTAGGCACGGACTTCGTTTTTGCGGGCGACGGCTCCATTACCGGAGATACGACGCTGAATCTGCTGGACGGAGCTTCCCTGACTATCAACAACGCCAACACCTATACCGGAGATACCGTGCTCTATAACGGCAGCAAGCTCGTTGTGGGCAATGCCGGCGCGTTGGGAACCAGCACGGTTCTTCTCCAGGGCAATTCCATTCTGGAACTGACCACCGGCACATGGAATGGGCTGGGTACGCGCCTCAATGCCAATTCAACGGGTACCTTGAAGCTGAGCGGCAATGCCTCCGGCACCACGACGGCCGCTCTGACCGGAGTCAAGTATGATGTGGGTGCGGGGACTACCCTGACGCTTTCCGCCGGAACCTACGGCAATACGATCACCGGCGGCGGTTCCCTGGTATCCGCGGCGGGAACCTCCGTGTTGAAAGGCAGCGTCAACATTACGGGAAGCTACAATTTGATGGCTACTGTGAACAACGCCTCCACCTGGACGCTGGATTCCGGTGCTTCCCTGACAGCCGGAAGTTTCATCGGCCGTTATCAGTACAATGGAACAACGACGCTGAATGTCAGGAAGGATGCCTTCATGAACATCACCGGTATTTTCCAGATTGCCCGTGACGGGAAAGCCATTCTGAATATTGAAAACGGCGGTATGGTGCTGGCCCAGACCCTGGATCTGGGGCAGAACTGGGCGGGCGCTGCAGAGAAGGGGGCTACGGTCAACCTGAACGGCGGTTCACTTCTTCTCGGCGCGGGAGGCATGACGGCCTCCGGCAATGCCAATGCCATTGTCCTGAACCTGAATTCCGGGACGCTGGGAACGACGGCGGCGGAAGGCTGGTCCTCCGCGTATAACATGACCCTCACGGGTAATGTAACAGTTGATACCCGCCAGTATGATGCGGGAACCAAGTCCTACAATGACCAGGCTTCCACCAACATCACCCTTGGGGGCGTTCTTTCCGGTACGGGCGGCCTGACCAAAGTCGGTTCCGGCACCCTGACGCTCTCCGGGCAGAATACCTACACGGGCGCAACCAGCGTGAACGCCGGCACGCTGGCCTTCACGAACACGAACGCCATGGCTCTGGGCAGCATCTCCATGGGCGCTGGCGCCAGAATGACCACGGCTTCCGGCTTGACGCTGAACAGCGGCGCAACGCTGACTTTTGACATGACGGGCGTGGTGGCCAGCCAGCCGATCATCAACATCCAGGCTGGCTCCCTGGCTCTGACGGACCCCACCTGCACGCTCACCCTCAACAACTACGGCGAGCTGGAAGCATCTGACTACGTCCTTGCCCAATGGGCGGCGAACGGAAGCCTGACCACGGATTCCTTCACCTGGACGCCTGACATTACCCGGGAAGGCTTTGAATATTCCATCGTGGTGGAAAACAACCAGCTTGTGCTGAAAGTCGTGGACGTTTCCGGAGACAACGGTTTTGTCTGGGACGGCGGAACGGACCGCAAGTGGATCAACACCAGCATTGACGGCTGGACCACCAAGCTCACGGGCGTGGACACGCTGAATGACCAGGAAATCTACTTCTCCGCTGCGGAAGCGGGTGAAGTGAAGGTCTCCGGCACCGTGACCCCCAAGAGCGTCGTCTTCAACGGCGGCACTTACACGCTCATCAGTGATCCCGACAATGCGGGCGCCATTGCGGATTCCACGGCTCCCACGTCGCTGACCGTGAACGGAACGGCTAATGTCACCCTGAATCTGGCGAATACCTATACCGGCGGCACGGTCCTTAACGGCGGCACTCTCACCATCGGCGCGGACGGCGCGCTGGGTACGGCGGGAGACATCACGTTTAACGGCGGCACGCTGGCTTATGCAGACTCCGCAGCCGGTACGAACGTGACGGGGTATGACGTTTCCAGCCGCGTCAAGGTTGGTGACGGAGGAGCCCTTAACGTTTCCGTGCTCGGAGCAGGGGATACCGTCTCCTGGGCCGGACTGACGGCTGACGTCATGGGAACGGGAACCACCCTGACCAAGACGGGGGACGGCACGCTGGCGCTGGGATACGCCGGGAATACCTTGGCCCACCTCACCGTGGAAGAGGGAACGCTAGCCTTCACGGGCGGCGCGACCATCGGCGTGAACCCCAATAACGCCACCATCGTCCGCGTAAGTGAAGGCGCCACTCTGGCCCTTTCCGGCGGAACCGTCAACCTGCATGCCCAGCTCAACGGAGCGGGCACCATCACCATCGGGACGGCGGATACCGCGGGACTGGTTAACATCTCCAATACCGGGAACACCAACTTCACGGGACGCCTGGAACTGATCGGCAACGGAGAAAATATGAGCTCCAATGCCAACTGGGTGGCCTTCGGCGCAGGAAATACGCTGGGAGGGGGCACCGTCTTCATAGACGGCAAGGGCTTCTTCTTCACCGCGGGCACAACGGCCGCCAACTTTGAGATTGGTGACGCCCACGGCACAATGCAGAACGGTTCCTCCGGCGCCACGTACACCTTCTCCGGGAATCTTTCCGGTTCGGGCGCCTGGGGCATGTCTGCGAACGTGCGGATGACCAATATCCTCACAGGCTCCCTCAAGGACTTTTCGGGAACCCTGTCCACCAATGAAACCTCCGCCAACAACAGCCGCCAGGTCTGGAACTTCGGCAACGGCGGAGCAAGCGTCACAGGTGCGGGGAATACCGTCTTTGGTAACGGCGCCATTCTGGCGGGCAACACGGGCTCCACGGATGCCGCACTGGCCGCGCAGTACAACGTCAATTACAACAATGCGGAACTGGTGCTGAATGCGCTGGTCCAGGGCAACTCCAACCTGACGCATGCGGGCACGGGCACCCTGATCCTGGATCAGGCCAATACCGCTACGGGAGCCCTCGGCATCACGGATGCCGGCGCCGTGGTTCAGCTTGGCACCGCGGACAAGGCCGGCCAGTGGGCCGGTACTGTGCTGAACGGAGCGGGAACGCTGAAAATCGTTAACGGATCACTCACCTCCGCCATGACGCGCGGTGAAGGCTCCACTGCGGGCATCGTGGTGGACTCCGCCGTCAGCATCAACCTGGGCGGCACCAATGGCGACATGCTGAAGGGCATCACCCTGGCTGCCGGAGGCAAGCTCACCAACGTCTCCGGAGACATTACGGTGGGTGCGGGAGCTACGGAAACGCTGAACCTTACCCTGGGTGCGGACAACGTCAACCAGGGCGCGGCCGGAACGGCCATCATTGACCAAGGGGACGGCAAGCTCGTCATCAATGATTCCGCCACGGTCAATCTGGATATTGACGCCATTGTGAACACGCTCGTCGCCCACAAGGACGCCGGGGTGGAAAGCTGGCTGACGCTGACGACCGGAACATTGGAATGCGCTGATCTGGGCGACATCCAGTTCAGCAAGATTCTTTCCAACTACGGCATCCGCGTGACGGGCACCGACGGCGGCAGCCTGGTCCTCAGCGGACAGGTCAGCGGCCTTTACATGGTGGACGGCACCGCCTCTTCCGATCCTGATACCGTCACGAACTACGGCACGCTGGGCATGTACGCCGGCGTGGTCATCGCCCAGGACAAGACGCTCACCGTCCAGTTGGCCGGCGCCCCCGGCGATACCGACGGTGACGGCGCGGTCATCAACAACCTGCTGGGCGCGACGGGAAGCACGCTGAAGGTGGAAAACACCAATGCGGGCGGAGGCAACGCCGTGGTTATCCTTAACAATGAACGCCTGGAAACGGGACTGCCTGCACCGGACGATTACGCCGGAGCGGACTCTATCATGGGCGGCAGCATCGTCGGGGAAAACGGAGTCACCTTCATCAAGCAGAACACGGGCAAGCTGACGGTAAACGGCTCCTTTGTGACGGACACCCTCCGCATGGAAGGCGGCACGCTCACCCTGAACGGTGATGGCAGCAGCTTCAACCATGTGGTTCTGGCAGGCACGGCGGAAGGCGTGGTTCTGGACGTCAACCGGAATACCGTCATGGGAGACCTGACGGACAGCGGCGAAGGCGCGGACCTCAACATCGGCAGCGGGGCAACCCTCACCATTAATGACGCCAGCAGCCTTTCCTCCAGCACCATCCAGGGCAGCGGAACGCTGGCCCTTCATGATACGCTGGCTCTTTCCGGCACGGCATCCCTCCAGGGCGGCGTGCTGCTCAACCTGGTGAAGGATGATGATTCCACGGGCACGCTTGACCTGGGCGCCACCACCGGCAACGCCGTTGCCGGCATCAGCGGGCAGGGCACCCTGAAGAGTAATGGCGGCTCCCTGGCTGTCAATACCGGAAACTCGGGAAGCGGCTCCGTCTTCAGCGGCACGCTGGAAGGCCGCGGGCAGCTCAACATCTCCGGCAATGCGGGACAGACGCTTGACAACGTCATCACCGCCGCGGGCAGCAACTGGGCGATCAACAACACGGGCCGCCTCAATATCAGGATGGGCGGCACGGTGGAAGACCCGAGGGCCAATACGGCCCTTACCCTCAGCAGCATGACGCTGGGCGACGGTTCCAGCACGAACTTCACCTTCAACACGGACTACGCGGGCCCCATCATCAGCGTGACCGGAAACATCAGCATCAGCCAGGGAGCGGAAATCACCCTCAGCTCCACCGGCAAGAATGAACTGACGCTGGGCGCGGACGGCAGCTACACGCTCATGCACGCGGACGGCGACATTGATCTGGGCGGAAGCGACCGGCTGGCTATCCTGCTGGACCCCTCCTCCTCTGCTTTCAAGAAGTTTGAAAATAATGCGTACCTGGTGATGGAAAACGGCAACCTCGTTCTGGTGGCCACGGCTTCCAAGGACAACAAGTATGCGCGGATTGCGGATACCGTTAACTCCAGAGCCGGCGCGGAACTTCTCTGGAACCTGCCCGGCGACCTGGCCGCGGATTCCATCCTGAAGAAGGTGGATGACGCCGTGGGCGCCCTGACGGCCTCCAATCCCTCGGAAGCCAAGAGGGTCATGGCGGCCGTGGCCGGAGCTACGGTCAACGCGCTGGGAACGGCCCAGAAAGACGCCCTGCGAGACCAGATGGGATGGATCAGGAACCGCACCACGCTGATGGGCGTCAACCCCGCCTACATCAACGAAGACCTCCCCTACTTCCACATGTGGATGGAAGGAACGGGCTCCTACAGCAAGCTGGACACCAAGGGGGATGAAAGCGGCTACCAGCTCACCACCTGGGGCGGAACCGTCGGCATGGACGTGGACCTCAGCGACCACTTCACGATGGGAGCGGCCTTCACGGCCAACTACGGGGACCTGACGGCCAGCGCGGCGGACACGGCCGACGGCCACCTGGACAGCTACTACGCCAACCTCTTCGGTCGCTACCAGAGCAAGAGATGGGCCCACACGCTCATCCTGACGGGCGGGTGGAACGACGCCAAGCTCAACCGGACGGTCAACTACGGAGAAGGCAGCTACAGCACGCAGGGCAACACCAACGGGTGGGGCTTTGGAGCGATGTACGAACTCACCTACGACGTCTACCTGAATGAAGACAAGAGCAGCATCCTGCAACCTTTGGCCAACGTCTCGGTGGTAACCACCCGTATGGACGGTTATACGGAAACGGGAGCCGGAAACGCGGGGCTGAATGTAGGCAAGCAGGAATGGACGACGGGGACGGTGGCGCTTGGCGGCCGGTGGATGGGGCTGGCGGGCAGCAACCTCTTCGGACGCGAGGCGCTGGTAGAATTCCGAGCCAACGTGGCCCAGGACATGGGAGACCGCCGCGGCGAGACGGGCGTGGGCTTCCTGGCCAACCCCGGCTACACGCAAACGGTGAGGGGAGCGAAGGTAGGAACGACCGCGCTTCAAATCGGAGCGGGCCTGAGCGTGCCTGTGGGAACGCAGGGAACGGTGTTTGTCAACGGCAACGCGGACTTCCGTGACGGAGCCAACTCGGTGAACGGAAGCGTGGGCTACCGCTATGACTTTTAAGGAGAGTTGAGGTTTGAGAGTGGAGAGTGGAGCGGAGACGCCCGCTCTCCATCCCTTCAGGGCCGTTCCGGGGTTATCCGGGACGGCCCTGTTGCGTTGTGATGAAGGGGTCTTTCCCGGAGAAGGAGGACGGAATAGGCCAAGCGGACTCCATGGACGGAATAGAAGGGGAAGGTGAGTCCATGAAGTTCATCCTGTCCATTCTCTCCACCCTGAACTCTCAACTCTCAACCTTCCACTCTGAACTCTCCCCGTTCAAGATTCTGTAAAACCGCGTAGAATACTTCCGCACCCCTTGTCCGCTATCTTATGTCAGAAAAAACCGGGCGGCGAGAAATAGGCCTGTTTTTATGCGATTACAGCGGGTTTTTGCGGAGGCAGCTCCCACACGCGCACGCGCGTTTTCTAACATTAGCCTTGCAAAAATTTAAGATAAGCGTAGTATATTTCAGTTATGTCCGAAGATACCAACGAGGTTGTTGAAACCACCGTTTCCACGACGGCGCAGCATGAATACGGCGCCGCGCAGATTGACAAACTGGAGGGCCTGGAGGCCGTGCGGAAGCGCCCCGGCATGTACATCGGGGACCCTGACGAAAGAGGCCTGCATCACTGCGTGTTTGAAGTGCTGGATAACTCCATTGACGAGCATCTGGCCGGGTATTGCAGCAAGATTGACATTGTGATTCATGTGGACGGCTCCATTTCCGTGGTGGACAACGGCCGCGGCATTCCGGTGGATACGCACCCGAAGTTCGGCATTCCCGCCGTGGAGCTGGTGCTGACCAACCTGCACGCCGGCGGCAAGTTCGGCCAGGGCGCCTACAAATACTCCGGCGGCCTGCACGGGGTGGGCGCCAAGTGCGTGAACGCCCTGTCCGACTGGTTCAAGGCGGAAGTGCGCCGGGACGGCAAGCGCTACCAGATCAAGTTTGAGCGCGGCAAGACGACGGAACCTCTCCGCCCGGTGGGAGCGTGCGCCTGTGAAATCACGGGCACCACGATCACCTTCTTTCCGGATGCCACCATTTTCACGGATACCACGGAGTTCAAGTTTGACCGCCTGACCACGCGCCTGCGTGAGCTTGCCTTCCTGAACCCCGGCCTGATTATTGAACTGATTGACGAACGGGAAGCCCCCGTGCGCCGGGAAACGTTCTTCTACAAGGAGGGCATTGTGGAATTCGTGCGCCAGCTGGGCAGGAACAAGGAAGTGATCAACGAGGAACCCATTTCCATTTCCGGCGTCCGGAAGGTGGAAGTGGAGTACGACGGCAAGAAAATGGACGACGACGTGCTGGTGGACGTGGTGTTCCAGTACAACAACACGTATGAAACGAACATCCTCTGCTTTGCCAACTCCATTTACAACGGGGACGGCGGCACGCACCTTTCCGGCTTCCGCGGCGCCCTGACGCGTGTGATCAACGGGTACGCGAAGGCGAACGGCCTGCTCAAGGAAAAGGACCCCTCCCTGAGCGGGGAGGACGTGCGCGAAGGCCTGGTGGCCGTCATCTCCGTCAAGATGCCCAACCCGCGTTTCTCCTCCCAGACCAAGGACAAGCTGGTGAACACGGAAATTGAAGGCGTGGTAGGGAACGTCGTGTACGAAGAGATCAAGACGTACTTCGAGGAAAACCCGGCAATGGCCAAGAAGATCATTGAAAAGAGCATCACGGCCGCCCGTGCCCGCGAGGCCGCGCGCAAGGCGCGTGAAACGGTCCGCAAGAGCGCTCTTTCCATCGGCGGCCTTCCGGGCAAGCTGGCGGACTGCTCCGACCGCGACCCCGCCAAGTGTGAGCTCTTCATTGTGGAAGGTGACTCCGCCGGCGGCTCCGCCAAGATGGGGCGTGACCGCCGCACGCAGGCCATCCTGCCCCTGCGCGGGAAAGTGCTTAACGTGGAAAAGGCGCGGCTGGACAAGGCCCTGGGTAGCCGGGAAATCCAGAACATGATCACGGCCATCGGCGCCGGGATCGGCGACGGGGATGATGAGGCCTCCTTCAAGCTGGACCGGGTGCGCTACCATAAGATCATCATCATGACTGACGCGGACGTGGACGGCGCCCACATCCGCACCCTGCTGCTCACCTTCTTCTGCCGCCACATGCCGCAGCTGGTGCGCGCCGGGTACCTGTACATCGCGCAGGCTCCCCTTTACCGCATCATCCGCAGGAAGAAGGAGGAATACGTGCAGGATGACGTGGCCCTGAACCGCAAACTGATTGAACTGGCCGTCAATGACGTGACCCTCCGCTTTGCG
This DNA window, taken from Akkermansia muciniphila, encodes the following:
- a CDS encoding autotransporter-associated beta strand repeat-containing protein yields the protein MRLHLPPSLRSALLASLVSFSGFSMYSAQAATSADFWQAPAFGGPEFIWTGDGEGDAIGTGANWQGGTAPARQDNKGPHLVFDNKTVTVTGTTPNTSDGGGVTVTGNSNVTVSLGQWAGSVYVEDGSTLSTSFGNQIKNTEAEGHASIFVDGTLNLSTPGGNLNFDNGTGAGSHYWHIGLNGMINLANTTTVTKNDRTWNVEVVVSGGGDLGLTNRTLKNDALLTRKFMTTGGDLGGLLDTLRIWMQTGDDAYDALTRVNSLDQLGTGNFILVSNGSGMSVQYKGTGYDAATLVWNSADGTWTNTGTGWYTQGDGGKVDTSFLNGDSVIFTAAEGSKTVTFSGSIDVNSMTFENDTAYTLAGADASSVLEAKNVTLGNNASLTLGDADHRFSSFQSNVSGGSDSSLTLWLATEETGVSTVSMGTGTGVKDVYVNGTLAMNVSGQGVSTNLGGAALHMNNGSMLLLRNGVSGNIQPSSQVIVEGNARIRFGNNITAASALWTSDIVGGAGVTSANTISWQSQGGTLVVTGDVDYNGAMLLGQDYNGGHAINVTFRDNTVNLDSLQTFYTLGTFQFDNSQASVKLISLGCGYADGSRVVLNDGTVMNAQQVRLGDTGGYGGAAASTYMVVNSGATLNITGNNNDHSTNRTLLLAHWSSQGFFQLNGGQLNAQEAVMGLSWAGTGTFSANSGTANLMGMDYWAEGNGAFRGKFQLGTAGTGSARVNFGASGISNVAGSAVIQLGEGTLGATANWNLTYNAAFTGAYVDLIGTVGGTMVDTLDANDGLTARTITFQNGLTGNGKLVKVGDGTLVLNGTAQAPVPAEGETAAVPGFTGTVELREGALTVKDSSVIGQGTLLIGGGLTVAVTSADGYSLDAGSTLATTNIGGGTATLSAALTLNGGSLNFGTLSEDTAALTVNSVSGTAATDVQISLNTLTTNTSYALLSGTGLGDTSMFTLSGSAAELYNATFTVNNNTLYVSLADKEGLLRWKSGNWSTSGTDLSWNMDGVDSAYTDGQTVYFSNGDGVNKTVTIVGNVAPGKINVVGTDFVFAGDGSITGDTTLNLLDGASLTINNANTYTGDTVLYNGSKLVVGNAGALGTSTVLLQGNSILELTTGTWNGLGTRLNANSTGTLKLSGNASGTTTAALTGVKYDVGAGTTLTLSAGTYGNTITGGGSLVSAAGTSVLKGSVNITGSYNLMATVNNASTWTLDSGASLTAGSFIGRYQYNGTTTLNVRKDAFMNITGIFQIARDGKAILNIENGGMVLAQTLDLGQNWAGAAEKGATVNLNGGSLLLGAGGMTASGNANAIVLNLNSGTLGTTAAEGWSSAYNMTLTGNVTVDTRQYDAGTKSYNDQASTNITLGGVLSGTGGLTKVGSGTLTLSGQNTYTGATSVNAGTLAFTNTNAMALGSISMGAGARMTTASGLTLNSGATLTFDMTGVVASQPIINIQAGSLALTDPTCTLTLNNYGELEASDYVLAQWAANGSLTTDSFTWTPDITREGFEYSIVVENNQLVLKVVDVSGDNGFVWDGGTDRKWINTSIDGWTTKLTGVDTLNDQEIYFSAAEAGEVKVSGTVTPKSVVFNGGTYTLISDPDNAGAIADSTAPTSLTVNGTANVTLNLANTYTGGTVLNGGTLTIGADGALGTAGDITFNGGTLAYADSAAGTNVTGYDVSSRVKVGDGGALNVSVLGAGDTVSWAGLTADVMGTGTTLTKTGDGTLALGYAGNTLAHLTVEEGTLAFTGGATIGVNPNNATIVRVSEGATLALSGGTVNLHAQLNGAGTITIGTADTAGLVNISNTGNTNFTGRLELIGNGENMSSNANWVAFGAGNTLGGGTVFIDGKGFFFTAGTTAANFEIGDAHGTMQNGSSGATYTFSGNLSGSGAWGMSANVRMTNILTGSLKDFSGTLSTNETSANNSRQVWNFGNGGASVTGAGNTVFGNGAILAGNTGSTDAALAAQYNVNYNNAELVLNALVQGNSNLTHAGTGTLILDQANTATGALGITDAGAVVQLGTADKAGQWAGTVLNGAGTLKIVNGSLTSAMTRGEGSTAGIVVDSAVSINLGGTNGDMLKGITLAAGGKLTNVSGDITVGAGATETLNLTLGADNVNQGAAGTAIIDQGDGKLVINDSATVNLDIDAIVNTLVAHKDAGVESWLTLTTGTLECADLGDIQFSKILSNYGIRVTGTDGGSLVLSGQVSGLYMVDGTASSDPDTVTNYGTLGMYAGVVIAQDKTLTVQLAGAPGDTDGDGAVINNLLGATGSTLKVENTNAGGGNAVVILNNERLETGLPAPDDYAGADSIMGGSIVGENGVTFIKQNTGKLTVNGSFVTDTLRMEGGTLTLNGDGSSFNHVVLAGTAEGVVLDVNRNTVMGDLTDSGEGADLNIGSGATLTINDASSLSSSTIQGSGTLALHDTLALSGTASLQGGVLLNLVKDDDSTGTLDLGATTGNAVAGISGQGTLKSNGGSLAVNTGNSGSGSVFSGTLEGRGQLNISGNAGQTLDNVITAAGSNWAINNTGRLNIRMGGTVEDPRANTALTLSSMTLGDGSSTNFTFNTDYAGPIISVTGNISISQGAEITLSSTGKNELTLGADGSYTLMHADGDIDLGGSDRLAILLDPSSSAFKKFENNAYLVMENGNLVLVATASKDNKYARIADTVNSRAGAELLWNLPGDLAADSILKKVDDAVGALTASNPSEAKRVMAAVAGATVNALGTAQKDALRDQMGWIRNRTTLMGVNPAYINEDLPYFHMWMEGTGSYSKLDTKGDESGYQLTTWGGTVGMDVDLSDHFTMGAAFTANYGDLTASAADTADGHLDSYYANLFGRYQSKRWAHTLILTGGWNDAKLNRTVNYGEGSYSTQGNTNGWGFGAMYELTYDVYLNEDKSSILQPLANVSVVTTRMDGYTETGAGNAGLNVGKQEWTTGTVALGGRWMGLAGSNLFGREALVEFRANVAQDMGDRRGETGVGFLANPGYTQTVRGAKVGTTALQIGAGLSVPVGTQGTVFVNGNADFRDGANSVNGSVGYRYDF
- the gyrB gene encoding DNA topoisomerase (ATP-hydrolyzing) subunit B: MSEDTNEVVETTVSTTAQHEYGAAQIDKLEGLEAVRKRPGMYIGDPDERGLHHCVFEVLDNSIDEHLAGYCSKIDIVIHVDGSISVVDNGRGIPVDTHPKFGIPAVELVLTNLHAGGKFGQGAYKYSGGLHGVGAKCVNALSDWFKAEVRRDGKRYQIKFERGKTTEPLRPVGACACEITGTTITFFPDATIFTDTTEFKFDRLTTRLRELAFLNPGLIIELIDEREAPVRRETFFYKEGIVEFVRQLGRNKEVINEEPISISGVRKVEVEYDGKKMDDDVLVDVVFQYNNTYETNILCFANSIYNGDGGTHLSGFRGALTRVINGYAKANGLLKEKDPSLSGEDVREGLVAVISVKMPNPRFSSQTKDKLVNTEIEGVVGNVVYEEIKTYFEENPAMAKKIIEKSITAARAREAARKARETVRKSALSIGGLPGKLADCSDRDPAKCELFIVEGDSAGGSAKMGRDRRTQAILPLRGKVLNVEKARLDKALGSREIQNMITAIGAGIGDGDDEASFKLDRVRYHKIIIMTDADVDGAHIRTLLLTFFCRHMPQLVRAGYLYIAQAPLYRIIRRKKEEYVQDDVALNRKLIELAVNDVTLRFADGSHSFSSDELSAILETLVNLQRYTESMQAQGGTLEDLLNHREANGDFPEFLVKVRSGNEEEILFFHDMEALTAFSDENRDLFIFGMPTEEELLENPLPDREGPSRRSITHELHEAKAIARALTRLAELGIPGNMLVSMDTPLFELVEGEGDKERTTALFSVMDILESVITIGKRGVEITRFKGLGEMDAKDLFKTTMDPERRELLRVILNDDNAVRADEMFTILMGDVVEPRKNYIVDHALNVRNLDV